In the genome of Pichia kudriavzevii chromosome 4, complete sequence, one region contains:
- a CDS encoding uncharacterized protein (PKUD0D00100), producing the protein MRRSCILFRQPAKLVNKYIPPSERAIREYKKYQEEKNRKQKYGKYIQYGVLSLVGSAVLMYYWQPWNPYSTDVSKELRKGLWEERDGKDDYLNALKHYQLALKQSQAEGMDQLSLKYTGIVLKIAEMYEHLNMMDKLIGTYHNLSNFIFEHLIRNNIDKENPERDLLIDRDLIVITRWSMLRQKSKDKDWKNEIQTEIRDRMEFIENYELTERLPWLQIKDKDSEFNIFELMDIWAFRKNKLFNKEELKKQWIDKHVQSKDGQEFLKCWDLFRSYEKKEWPVWISSYLKLRDYFGMFELSTGNSLNAIKILQSNIIWLTIAGIEDAVNGPTQFLNLASAWFQYGQSANSPKAYKNSELIYKKLISIVNQEDPILPITYYSLGVLYLQTNRRDDALRAFDTAKSKAVDLDQIQIIDKIDDELLK; encoded by the coding sequence ATGAGGAGATCTTGCATTTTGTTTCGACAACCAGCAAAACTGGTGAACAAGTATATTCCTCCCAGTGAACGTGCTATTAGGGAATATAAGAAGTAccaagaagagaagaacaGGAAGCAGAAATATGGCAAGTATATCCAATATGGAGTACTCTCATTGGTTGGAAGTGCAGTCTTGATGTATTATTGGCAGCCATGGAATCCTTATTCGACCGATGTTAGTAAGGAATTAAGAAAGGGCTTATGGGAAGAGAGAGATGGAAAAGATGACTATCTAAATGCTTTGAAGCACTACCAACTAGCTCTTAAGCAATCGCAAGCAGAGGGGATGGATCAATTGAGTTTAAAATACACAGGCATTGTTTTGAAGATTGCAGAGATGTATGAGCATTTGAATATGATGGACAAATTGATTGGAACATACCACAATTTGAgtaattttatttttgagcACCTGATTCGGAATAACATTGACAAAGAGAATCCCGAGAGGGATCTTTTGATTGACAGGGACTTGATTGTGATTACTAGATGGTCAATGTTAAGGCAGAAGTCAAAGGACAAAGACtggaaaaatgaaattcagACGGAAATCAGAGATAGAATGGAGTTCATAGAAAACTACGAATTAACGGAAAGATTGCCATGGCTCCAAATAAAAGACAAGGATTCTGAATTTAACATATTTGAACTCATGGATATATGGGCTTTTAGGAAGAATAAACTGTTCAACAAGGAAGAGCTGAAAAAACAATGGATTGATAAGCATGTTCAAAGCAAAGATGGCCAAGAGTTTTTGAAATGCTGGGACTTGTTCAGGAGTTACGAGAAGAAGGAGTGGCCTGTTTGGATATCATCATATCTAAAACTTAGGGATTACTTTGGAATGTTTGAACTGAGTACGGGAAATAGCCTGAATGCAATTAAAATTCTCCAAAGCAATATAATTTGGTTAACCATTGCCGGTATTGAAGATGCAGTCAACGGACCTACACAGTTCCTTAACTTAGCATCTGCGTGGTTTCAATATGGACAATCAGCCAATAGTCCTAAAGCATACAAGAATTCTGAACTAATATACAAGAAGCTTATTTCTATTGTTAACCAAGAAGACCCTATTCTTCCTATCACATATTATTCTCTAGGGGTCTTGTATTTACAAACCAACCGTAGGGATGATGCCCTCCGAGCATTTGATACAGCGAAATCCAAAGCCGTTGATTTGGACCAGATCCAAATAATAGACAAAATAGATGATGAGCTGCTCAAATGA
- a CDS encoding uncharacterized protein (PKUD0D00110; similar to Saccharomyces cerevisiae YMR110C (HFD1); ancestral locus Anc_2.439) has product MKDIQDRHRTLKESFSSNPRSVRDSKDLLSKFRNVLSQSFEPIAAAVKADFNKPQLEFYVAEFGQAIAETNNIINNLESMLSSPSPKTVPVTFSTMFMEVEKIALGTVLIISPFNYPLILSISPLVGAIAAGNNVVLKLPYDQLPNFSRALTEVLESVFPPEVLLVVGGGVTESTYLLNECKFDKIFFTGSTKVGKIVYEAASKNLTPVVLELGGKSPVFITKNIDLSSIDALLDRLLWGKFSNAGQTCVAPDYVLVDSVVYEKVMNHLQKAFEKFSKIDNKSDYSHVVNQRNFDRLNGLIESTKGDVIGGRTVKEDLFIAPTIVSNIDWNDPLMCEEIFGPILPIIKYDGSFQSIIKKVTENHDTPLAAYLFSSSEEDLTMLRKYLRSGSILVNETLMSAGCFVTPFGGIGSSGFGNYHSKWSIDTFTHERAVLKQPLWAEFLLAERYYPYTEKKLRKLMLLSKIPEIPFQLVKSILFYCLVFICGYFVGGVWNSFSR; this is encoded by the coding sequence ATGAAGGACATTCAAGATAGACATCGTACTCTTAAGGAATCATTCTCCTCCAACCCACGTTCGGTCCGGGATTCCAAGGATCTCCTTTCGAAATTCAGGAATGTGTTGTCCCAATCGTTTGAACCAATCGCAGCTGCAGTCAAGGCGGACTTTAACAAACCACAGCTGGAATTCTATGTTGCAGAATTTGGACAAGCTATTGCTGAAACGAATAATATAATCAACAACTTGGAATCAATGCTATCATCACCTTCCCCTAAAACTGTTCCGGTTACTTTTTCTACAATGTTTATGgaggttgaaaaaattgcattAGGTACTGTTTTAATAATATCTCCATTTAACTATCCTTTGATATTGTCCATATCACCGTTGGTTGGTGCTATTGCGGCAGGTAATAATGTGGTTTTAAAATTACCCTACGATCAATTGCCCAACTTTTCTCGTGCACTGACTGAAGTTCTTGAATCGGTCTTCCCACCAGAGGTGTTATTAGTAGTTGGTGGTGGTGTTACAGAGTCGACATATCTTCTGAATGAGTGTAAATTCGACAAGATATTTTTTACTGGATCCACAAAAGTTGGTAAAATTGTATATGAGGCAGCAAGCAAAAATCTAACGCCGGTGGTTTTGGAACTTGGTGGTAAATCACCTGTGTTTAttacaaaaaatattgacCTATCTTCAATTGATGCTTTGCTGGACCGCTTATTGTGGGGAAAGTTTAGCAATGCAGGCCAAACATGTGTAGCACCAGATTACGTCCTAGTTGACTCGGTTGTCTATGAGAAAGTTATGAATCATCTGCAAAAAGcatttgaaaagttttccAAGATAGATAATAAATCAGATTACTCGCATGTTGTCAACCAAAGAAACTTTGACAGGCTAAATGGCCTAATTGAATCCACAAAAGGTGATGTTATTGGGGGTAGAACTGTCAAAGAGGATTTATTTATAGCGCCTACGATTGTTTCCAACATAGACTGGAACGATCCTTTAATGTGTGAGGAAATCTTTGGTCCTATATTACCAATCATCAAGTACGATGGTAGCTTTCAAAGCATAATTAAAAAGGTAACTGAGAATCATGATACGCCATTGGCCGCTTATTTGttctcatcatcagaagaagatttgaCCATGCTCAGAAAGTATCTGAGATCAGGCTCTATATTGGTCAATGAAACATTAATGTCTGCAGGATGTTTTGTAACTCCCTTTGGTGGTATTGGTTCCAGTGGCTTTGGTAATTACCATTCCAAGTGGAGTATAGACACATTCACTCATGAACGTGCTGTATTGAAACAGCCGCTGTGGGCAGAGTTTTTGCTAGCTGAGAGGTACTACCCATACACTGAGAAAAAGTTAAGAAAACTTATGCTGTTATCAAAGATCCCCGAAATACCTTTCCAGTTGGTCAAAtccattttattttattgtcTAGTTTTCATTTGTGGATATTTCGTTGGTGGGGTTTGGAACAGTTTTTCTCGATAA
- a CDS encoding uncharacterized protein (PKUD0D00120; similar to Saccharomyces cerevisiae YDR334W (SWR1); ancestral locus Anc_5.383) — MAEYMSVTENKLLDILADSDILIDELFHLQNFNTIVNYNPSPDQIILNKESESFSIFKNDNNLNVWPQNSKRSTRNATTTQNSKLLLIKERLSSRINDKIREKLENDTNCLGKRKKDDFDSTSVNKKQKTLNKTSKVKFRISVKPQIVTHPDHIPVHQFNSTEELFGSYRNVLEDPAPEIETSEYKDYLESQVSLVNKIKNAIEDKELLYIDYNENPFRPVPNGVREPTMIKRNPAYHINNYKPPGVPFRIKNDLTHYDHLLAQAMKSSKLIHDTRALKIQKCKRIAQMIELHFKRLSQENEKQEKEFRKKIVRLAKDTAREVKKKWNIALKAYKILEEREKERERMLKSKEQLSKILDHSTKVLGAQLVGKSISNTPSLDPEDRIEAKSENSEHDGGDSDDESSDEMLSSSSEDDDDDENNDALCGDRAIDNVDDSKLTVEQLKEKYKHLESIKIDGAPSLRSTSLAEIYKDDSSIGDKSSHSRENDDTKTVGGVSAKSILDDDNDSYSISDESMSESSSDGGSDDEDNESEKAPGLADLFATNENKDSDDEDDESVYSDHFENETPSSSPEHPNQIESVDMEMTDDGIPSVPTPVLLKGTLRPYQKQGLNWLASLYNNGTNGILADEMGLGKTIQTISLLSYLACEKNEWGPHLIVVPTSVMLNWEMEFKRFAPGFKVLTYYGSPQQRKEKRKGWNTPDTFHVCITSYQLVVHDQPIFRRKKWKYMILDEAHNIKNFKSQRWKALLNFNTEHRVLLTGTPLQNNIIELWSLLYFLMPSSKEGNASMPEGFADLMNFQQWFGKPVDKIIQQGTSDRESKETVNKLHQVLRPYLLRRLKQDVEKQMPAKYEHIVYCRLSKRQRLLYDDFMSRAQTKETLASGNFLSIINCLMQLRKVCNHPDLFEVRPILTSFSEEKAVSSNYEIKNRIVEKLMKFNTTDTVNLSFLNLVSGMKYTNNSPSYHLQTICELNASNVFTRTINELEEKLAGKKIIPNYNDLESYYEYLLNKENSDLLELMKYRRYVNDFNCNKSQLLSSSLVDMLTLRKNKNHTSQLVNLDLVKSIVKVSEMMSTIVDKFAFVTPKAVCLNIPDLMFPADAKNELIYASQSNRILNPFHQAQVKTSIAFPDKFLLQYDCGKLQKLAKLLHDLIPAGHRVLIFTQMSKVLDILELFLNFNGYTYMRLDGATKIEDRQLLTERFNNDPRVKCFILSTRAGGLGINLTGADTVIFYDSDWNPAIDKQCQDRCHRIGQTRDVHIYRFVSEYTIEANILKKAEQKKHLDDVIIQEGDFTTDYFTKLTVQDLLGKSGDTESDKKLILGGGKDFTKALEMAEDVEDAKAAEIAMKESNVDVEDFSDEENRGNVGRMDSEPTPVEESAEIEKLATRVEELSTHHHSKQAEEVAETIDNGLDDEIGHIDEYMIRFIAGGYYFD, encoded by the coding sequence ATGGCCGAATACATGTCTGTAACAGAAAACAAGTTGCTAGACATTCTAGCGGACTCGgatattttgattgatgaattatttcatcttcaaaatttcaacacAATAGTCAATTATAATCCTTCGCCCGATCAAATCATACTGAATAAAGAGTCAGAAAGCTTCTCCATCTTtaaaaatgacaataatCTAAATGTGTGGCCACAAAATAGTAAACGTTCTACGAGAAATGCAACTACAACACAAAACAGTAAGCTACTATTGATAAAGGAGAGGCTATCGTCGAGaatcaatgataaaatcaGAGAAAAACTAGAGAATGATACCAATTGCCTagggaaaagaaaaaaagatgaCTTTGATTCTACTAGTGTCAACAAGAAGCAAAAAACATTAAATAAAACTAGCAAAGTGAAATTTCGCATATCTGTCAAACCACAAATAGTAACACATCCTGATCACATCCCTGTACACCAGTTCAACTCCACTGAAGAATTGTTTGGTTCATATCGAAATGTTCTTGAAGACCCAGCTCCTGAGATTGAAACATCAGAATATAAAGATTACCTTGAAAGCCAGGTATCTTTGGTTAACAAGATTAAAAATGCCATTGAAGACAAGGAATTGCTATATATTGATTATAATGAAAACCCGTTCAGGCCAGTGCCAAACGGTGTTAGAGAGCCAACAATGATTAAGAGGAATCCAGCGTATCACATCAATAATTATAAACCTCCAGGTGTTCCATTTAGAATTAAAAATGATCTAACCCATTACGACCATTTACTTGCACAAGCTATGAAATCTTCTAAACTGATACATGACACCAGGGCGTTAAAGATACAAAAATGTAAAAGGATTGCACAGATGATTGAGTTGCACTTCAAGCGTTTATCGcaggaaaatgaaaaacaggaaaaagAATTCCGGAAGAAAATCGTTAGGTTGGCCAAAGACACTGCTAGAgaagtgaagaagaaatggaatATAGCTCTGAAGGCTTACAAGATCTtggaagaaagagagaaggaGCGTGAACGTATGCTCAAATCAAAGGAACAATTGTCTAAAATTTTGGATCACAGTACAAAGGTTTTAGGGGCCCAACTAGTGGGGAAATCGATATCTAATACTCCCAGTTTGGATCCCGAAGATAGAATCGAAGCCAAGAGTGAAAATAGCGAACACGATGGAGGTGATtcagatgatgaatcaAGCGATGAAATGTTAAGCTCAAGTTCTGAAGACGATGACGACGATGAGAATAACGATGCACTTTGTGGAGATAGAGCTATTGACAATGTTGACGATAGCAAGCTTACAGTTGAGCAGCTAAAGGAAAAGTACAAGCACTTGGAATCCatcaaaattgatggtGCTCCTTCTTTGAGAAGCACGTCACTGGCTGAAATTTACAAGGACGATTCTTCTATTGGTGATAAAAGTAGTCACTCTAGAGAAAATGACGATACAAAGACGGTTGGAGGAGTGTCAGCAAAATCAATCTTAGATGATGATAACGATTCTTACTCCATTAGTGACGAAAGTATGTCCGAGTCCTCTAGCGATGGTGGCTccgatgatgaagacaatgaaagtgaaaaaGCCCCTGGCTTGGCGGATCTATTTGCGACgaatgaaaacaaagactCCGATGATGAGGACGATGAATCTGTCTATAGtgatcattttgaaaatgagacACCTTCCTCTTCACCTGAACATCCTAATCAAATCGAGTCTGTAGATATGGAGATGACTGACGATGGTATTCCTAGTGTCCCCACCCCTGTCTTGTTAAAGGGAACTTTACGTCCGTATCAGAAGCAAGGTCTAAATTGGTTGGCCTCTCTATATAACAATGGTACAAATGGTATCTTGGCCGATGAAATGGGTTTGGGTAAAACTATTCAAACTATCTCATTATTATCCTACCTGGCATGTGAAAAAAACGAGTGGGGGCCGCATTTGATAGTTGTGCCAACTTCAGTCATGTTAAATTGGGAAATGGAATTCAAGAGGTTTGCGCCAGGCTTTAAAGTCTTAACATACTATGGGTCACctcaacaaagaaaagagaaacgTAAAGGTTGGAACACTCCCGATACTTTCCACGTTTGCATTACTTCATATCAACTAGTGGTCCATGATCAGCCTATATTCAGAAGGAAAAAGTGGAAATATATGATCCTAGACGAGGCCCACAACATCAAGAATTTTAAGTCCCAAAGGTGGAAGGCTCTATTGAATTTTAATACTGAACACCGTGTGCTACTCACAGGTACCCCTTTACAGAATAACATTATCGAGCTATGGTCCCTTCTCTACTTTTTAATGCCCTCATCCAAAGAGGGTAACGCAAGTATGCCTGAGGGGTTTGCGGATCTAATGAATTTTCAACAGTGGTTTGGAAAACCAGTTGACAAAATTATTCAGCAAGGTACCAGTGATCGTGAATCTAAAGAGACCGTGAATAAATTACACCAGGTCCTACGGCCATATTTGTTGAGACGACTAAAACAGGACGTCGAGAAGCAAATGCCTGCCAAATATGAACACATTGTATACTGTCGTCTATCTAAAAGACAAAGATTGCTCTACGATGATTTCATGAGTAGGGCGCAAACTAAAGAAACTCTAGCTAGCGGAAATTTTTTAAGTATTATCAACTGTTTGATGCAATTGAGGAAGGTCTGTAACCATCCGGACCTATTTGAGGTCCGACCAATTTTGACTAGTTTTAGTGAGGAAAAGGCTGTTTCATCCAAttatgaaatcaaaaacagaattgtagaaaaattgatgaagtttAATACAACGGATACCGTGAATCTATCATTTTTAAACCTTGTCAGTGGTATGAAATACACAAACAACAGTCCATCTTACCATCTACAAACTATCTGTGAATTGAATGCTTCGAATGTTTTCACTAGAACCATCAATGAATTGGAGGAAAAGCTTgcaggaaaaaaaatcattcCTAATTATAATGACCTTGAAAGCTATTATGAATACTTATTAAATAAAGAGAATTCTGATTTGttggaattgatgaagTATCGAAGATAtgtcaatgatttcaattgtAATAAATCACAACTTTTATCTTCTAGTTTGGTTGATATGCTAACCttgaggaaaaacaaaaatcaCACGAGTCAACTTGTAAACTTGGATTTGGTGAAGTCCATCGTCAAAGTTTCGGAGATGATGAGCACCATTGTTGATAAGTTTGCATTTGTTACGCCCAAAGCTGTTTGCCTGAACATTCCTGATCTTATGTTTCCCGCTGATGCTAAAAATGAGTTGATCTATGCTTCACAAAGTAATAGGATTTTGAATCCATTCCACCAGGCTCAAGTTAAAACCTCTATAGCTTTTCCTGATAAGTTTCTACTACAGTACGATTGTGGTAAATTGCAAAAACTTGCAAAGTTGTTGCATGATTTAATCCCTGCTGGACATAGGGTCTTAATTTTCACACAGATGTCTAAGGTGCTAGATATTCTAGAGCTTTTTCTAAACTTCAATGGTTATACGTACATGAGATTGGATGGTGCTACAAAGATCGAGGATAGGCAGTTGCTAACAGAGAGGTTCAACAATGATCCGCGAGTGAAATGCTTTATATTAAGTACCAGAGCTGGTGGTTTGGGTATTAACCTTACAGGTGCGGACACTGTTATATTCTACGATTCAGATTGGAATCCTGCAATTGATAAGCAGTGCCAAGATAGATGTCACAGAATTGGTCAAACAAGAGATGTTCACATATACAGATTTGTGTCTGAATACACAATCGAagcaaatattttgaaaaaagcagaacaaaagaaacactTAGATGACGTCATCATTCAAGAAGGTGACTTTACAACAGATTACTTTACTAAGTTGACTGTTCAGGACTTATTAGGTAAATCGGGCGATACAGAGTCTGACAAGAAACTAATCTTAGGTGGCGGGAAAGATTTCACTAAAGCGTTGGAAATGGCTGAAGACGTTGAGGATGCTAAAGCCGCAGAAATTGCCATGAAGGAATCCAATGTCGACGTTGAAGATTtttctgatgaagaaaaccGAGGCAATGTAGGACGTATGGACAGTGAGCCCACGCCTGTTGAGGAATCTGCTGAGATTGAGAAATTGGCTAcaagagttgaagaattgagTACTCACCACCATAGCAAACAAGCAGAAGAAGTGGCAGAAACTATCGATAACGGTTTGGATGATGAGATTGGAcatattgatgaatataTGATTCGCTTTATTGCAGGTGGATATTATTTTGACTAG
- a CDS encoding uncharacterized protein (PKUD0D00130; Pfam Domains: NDUF_B8(4e-06)) produces the protein MFSRSLLRSGLINQSFKRFNSTSAKYGIPKFLPDAEKEFGIKTPENYVPPQYRDPYEKYDDQQNRVNFGEEIHPYHDYMDMWSPDHFQSVKDHVAVRQFLTFMGLLGVFAYAIYVTDIWPERPNMPRSYPYDGLYRDLGGREGEQELMQARVDKGN, from the coding sequence ATGTTTAGCAGATCACTTCTAAGATCAGGCCTGATCAATCAATCCTTTAAAAGATTCAACTCCACCTCAGCAAAGTACGGAATCCCAAAATTCTTGCCAGATGCCGAAAAGGAGTTTGGAATTAAGACCCCAGAAAACTACGTTCCACCACAATACAGAGATCCatatgaaaaatatgaCGACCAACAAAACAGGGTTAATTTTGGTGAGGAAATCCATCCATACCATGACTATATGGATATGTGGTCTCCAGACCATTTCCAGTCTGTCAAGGACCATGTTGCAGTTAGACAATTTCTCACATTCATGGGTTTGTTAGGTGTATTTGCTTATGCTATCTATGTGACTGACATTTGGCCAGAAAGACCAAATATGCCAAGATCATACCCTTATGATGGACTATATAGAGATTTGGGCGGCAGAGAAGGTGAACAAGAATTAATGCAAGCAAGGGTTGATAAGGGTAACTAG
- a CDS encoding uncharacterized protein (PKUD0D00140; similar to Saccharomyces cerevisiae YKR039W (GAP1); ancestral locus Anc_1.244): MSTEKTYNEKEYVSTSFSPVNELEDNASHAYSTERENKGFYQNFIDGFKPIDLGEIDPNLTDIERANLISARAPLKRGLKNRHLQMIAIGGSIGTGLFVGSGSALATGGPAALVIAWILTGCMMYCTVQALGELCVAFPVSGSFVQFNTRFISSAWGFCMAWNYALQWLVVLPLELVAAAITIDYWNSEVSSAAWVTIFYVLVLFINVFGVKGYGEAEFIFSALKVLAIIGYIILGIVINCGGGPKGGYIGGQYWHHPGAFAAGFKGVCAVFVTSAFSFAGTELVGLAAAETENPRKSLPSATKQVFWRIALFYIISLTLVGVNVPYDDPRLLGNSGAAASPFVISIQNAGIRGLPSVMNAVIMIAVCSVANSSVYGASRTIASLADQGFAPRIFGYIDREGRPLAGVVTSLIIGLLCYLAASSHHDDVFDWMLALSGLSSIFTWGSICACHLRFRRALYVKGRGTDELPFCAQLGIYGSIFGVLLNCLILMAQFWVALFPIGEKANATSFFQVFLCVPILIVCYVFWVFYKKDYKFFVRSADIDIDTGRREVDLELLKQEIAEEKAFIASKPFYYRIYKFWC; this comes from the coding sequence ATGTCTACAGAAAAGACTTATAATGAGAAGGAGTACGTGAGtacttctttttctcctgttaatgaacttgaagatAACGCTAGTCATGCATATTCTACTGAGAGGGAGAACAAAGGGTTCTATCAAAATTTTATCGATGGTTTCAAACCTATAGATCTAGGTGAAATCGATCCTAACCTCACTGATATTGAAAGGGCCAACCTCATTTCTGCAAGAGCTCCATTGAAGAGAGGCTTGAAAAACAGACACTTGCAAATGATTGCAATTGGTGGTTCCATCGGTACTGGTTTATTCGTTGGTTCTGGTTCAGCATTGGCCACTGGTGGTCCGGCTGCCCTTGTCATTGCCTGGATCTTGACCGGTTGTATGATGTATTGTACCGTCCAAGCGTTGGGTGAATTGTGTGTTGCTTTCCCTGTCTCTGGttcttttgttcaatttaaTACTAGATTTATATCCAGTGCTTGGGGGTTCTGTATGGCTTGGAATTATGCCTTGCAATGGTTAGTGGTGCTACCTTTAGAATTAGTTGCTGCCGCAATCACAATCGACTACTGGAACTCAGAAGTTAGCTCTGCGGCTTGGGTCACTATCTTCTAcgttttggttttgtttaTCAATGTCTTTGGTGTCAAGGGTTACGGTGAGGCCGAGTTCATCTTCTCTGCTTTGAAGGTCTTGGCCATCATTGGTTACATCATCCTAGGTATTGTTATCAACTGTGGCGGTGGCCCTAAGGGTGGTTACATTGGTGGCCAGTATTGGCATCATCCTGGCGCCTTTGCCGCTGGCTTCAAAGGTGTCTGTGCTGTGTTTGTTACATCTGCATTCTCGTTTGCAGGTACGGAATTGGTTGGTTTGGCAGCTGCTGAAACTGAAAACCCTAGAAAATCCTTGCCATCTGCTACAAAACAAGTTTTCTGGAGAATTGCTCTTTTCTACATCATCTCCTTAACTTTAGTTGGGGTTAATGTCCCATACGATGATCCACGGCTATTGGGCAACTCTGGTGCTGCTGCTTCTCCCTTTGTCATTTCCATCCAAAATGCTGGTATTAGAGGCTTGCCATCTGTCATGAACGCCGTTATTATGATTGCCGTCTGTTCTGTTGCTAACTCCTCTGTTTATGGTGCATCAAGAACAATTGCCTCTTTGGCTGACCAAGGTTTTGCTCCAAGAATTTTTGGTTATATTGACAGAGAGGGAAGACCATTAGCTGGTGTTGTTACTTCTCTCATCATTGGTCTATTGTGTTACCTAGCAGCATCTTCTCATCATGACGATGTTTTCGACTGGATGTTGGCATTGTCCGGTTTGTCCTCTATCTTCACATGGGGGTCCATCTGTGCATGCCACCTCAGATTCAGAAGGGCTCTCTATGTCAAAGGCAGAGGAACCGATGAACTACCATTCTGCGCTCAACTTGGTATCTATGGTTCCATATTTGGTGTCTTGTTGAACTGCTTGATCTTAATGGCCCAATTCTGGGTTGCATTATTCCCGATCGGTGAAAAGGCCAATGCCACCTCGTTCTTCCAGGTTTTCTTATGTGTTCCTATTCTCATTGTTTGTTACGTTTTTTGGGTCTTTTACAAGAAGGACTACAAGTTCTTCGTCAGATCTGCAGATATCGATATCGACACCGGCAGAAGAGAAGTTGATTTGGAATTGctcaaacaagaaatcGCTGAAGAGAAAGCTTTTATTGCATCCAAGCCATTCTATTACAGAATTTACAAATTCTGGTGTTAA